In Pleurodeles waltl isolate 20211129_DDA chromosome 5, aPleWal1.hap1.20221129, whole genome shotgun sequence, one genomic interval encodes:
- the LOC138296481 gene encoding uncharacterized protein translates to MDEYHPCIKALLPHVRALAYTWFNLYARKMRYLKQHERRMSREEERAAKEELLSQSAEHKRAWAARLLAKLSRDLCPQSRQDLVLTITGRKPPCCLLSNPDQRGKMRRIDCQRQGDKIWRLDLVMVILFKGIPLESTDGERLVRGPQCHSPALCVQPRHIAVSVRELDLYLAYLLRAQVGPGEAFFSNALFSASELMRVSGGKRRRRGETEIGEVEPEQQSHERRGGMHAPGHLAVHGQEGQRLSQHAHGAGEPQSHSTRDDAWQQQDTSGNSYKSGTSRESRHHTPQQAAHTEPSLVENHEKGSHYAEQHREPTDCAPKEEPRKVAQQYSEQRPTSADNKQEAVLNDGSAHRPGRHPDATDCPQAQSRPQTVGTQHYTPRDSTHTSYPQENIHRKRTQHFSQENLAHCSEKQGMPSNKVSYCYAIENPPIEHASEQQLSENTSLHHVPHDLPPDKHLRGGAQPLRDPDQNYTLQNSADTQKLKEQTVPLTNGAARYICQDPHTVDYPEEEMESSRIGPLHYAQQEPAPVDLPEEVRQLTKEAHPVNQEKQASVKKPKDEAPPLENCCMHYTRKEPPDNDYALKEAVSLPKPSLHYNTQSNTSISYPVETELSSEKGSRLHNLVSIPSLKEERFPFDKGPQNVIPEDSVPTGNPKDMLPFTKEPYSYTLEQLDHISHLKEEHFRLRRKALHYTLEDQASVDNLKEGDGSWDYMSENPPPNEHTDEEVPQFGQYYTDFILKDTLQIEGHEEEGFHPIDMHFGENGPVETITNWGECDSTLLHGNGSHFELLEKLNSRVEEQNTLQREANRIHKQSLKLQRRKVQAVEAQNAMIRNLAVANRAILRQLMLSQGGLSKNLQKLGDLLQRQENVCNLMAVKVMSAEVGHTSLPSVAPSSPTFGSSADPACEQPLQHSSNQE, encoded by the coding sequence ATGGATGAGTACCACCCGTGCATCAAGGCCCTGCTGCCGCACGTGCGCGCGCTGGCCTACACCTGGTTCAACCTGTACGCCCGTAAAATGCGCTACCTGAAACAGCACGAGCGGCGCATGTCGCGCGAGGAGGAGCGCGCGGCCAAGGAAGAGCTTCTTAGCCAGAGCGCCGAGCACAAGCGGGCATGGGCCGCCCGGCTGCTGGCCAAGCTCAGCCGCGACCTGTGCCCGCAGAGCCGCCAGGACCTGGTGCTGACCATAACTGGCCGTAAGCCGCCCTGCTGCCTCCTCTCTAACCCCGACCAGCGCGGAAAGATGCGCCGCATAGACTGCCAGCGTCAGGGCGACAAGATCTGGCGCCTGGACCTGGTCATGGTCATTCTGTTCAAGGGCATTCCCCTAGAGAGCACGGATGGCGAGCGGCTGGTACGCGGACCCCAGTGCCATAGCCCAGCGCTCTGTGTTCAGCCCCGGCACATCGCTGTGTCCGTTCGTGAGCTTGACCTCTACCTGGCTTATCTGCTGCGAGCCCAGGTTGGACCCGGCGAAGCCTTCTTTAGTAACGCCCTGTTCAGCGCCAGCGAGCTGATGAGAGTGTCCGGGGGCAAGAGGAGGAGACGTGGCGAGACCGAAATCGGGGAGGTTGAGCCCGAACAGCAGAGCCATGAGAGGAGAGGAGGAATGCATGCACCTGGACACCTTGCCGTGCACGGGCAAGAGGGACAGCGTTTGTCACAGCATGCCCACGGGGCGGGAGAGCCACAGAGCCACAGCACCCGCGACGACGCATGGCAGCAACAGGACACAAGCGGCAATTCCTACAAATCTGGAACGAGCAGGGAATCTCGTCACCACACCCCACAGCAAGCTGCCCACACAGAACCGAGCCTAGTAGAAAATCATGAAAAGGGATCGCATTATGCTGAGCAGCACCGCGAGCCCACCGACTGTGCCCCTAAAGAAGAACCGAGAAAAGTTGCTCAGCAGTACTCTGAGCAGCGTCCTACTAGCGCAGATAATAAGCAGGAAGCGGTGCTGAACGATGGATCGGCCCATCGCCCTGGGCGGCATCCGGATGCCACTGACTGTCCTCAAGCTCAATCCCGGCCACAAACAGTTGGAACACAGCATTATACTCCACGGGATTCGACGCACACCAGCTATCCTCAAGAAAATATACACAGAAAGAgaactcagcatttttcacaagaGAATCTTGCTCACTGTTCAGAGAAGCAAGGGATGCCTTCGAACAAGGTATCTTACTGCTATGCTATAGAGAACCCTCCCATTGAACATGCAAGCGAGCAACAACTATCCGAAAACACGTCTCTGCACCACGTCCCACACGACCTTCCTCCCGACAAACATCTTCGAGGAGGAGCGCAACCTCTCAGAGACCCTGATCAGAATTACACTCTACAGAACTCTGCAGACACTCAGAAGCTTAAGGAACAGACCGTACCATTGACAAATGGAGCTGCACGTTACATCTGTCAGGATCCTCATACTGTTGACTATCCCGAGGAAGAGATGGAATCATCAAGAATTGGACCTCTGCATTATGCACAGCAGGAACCTGCACCAGTTGACCTTCCTGAAGAAGTGCGCCAGTTGACTAAGGAGGCACATCCAGTTAACCAGGAAAAGCAGGCGTCTGTTAAAAAACCCAAGGATGAGGCACCACCATTAGAAAACTGTTGTATGCACTATACACGAAAAGAGCCTCCTGACAATGACTAtgcactgaaagaggcagtctctctGCCAAAGCCATCTTTACACTATAACACCCAAAGCAATACTTCAATTTCCTATCCTGTGGAAACTGAGTTGTCATCAGAAAAGGGTAGTAGGCTACACAACCTTGTATCTATTCCAAGCCTTAAGGAAGAGCGATTTCCATTTGACAAGGGACCTCAGAATGTTATCCCTGAAGATTCTGTTCCCACTGGAAATCCTAAAGACATGCTGCCTTTCACAAAGGAACCATATAGTTACACACTAGAACAGCTTGATCACATCAGCCATCTTAAGGAAGAACATTTTCGATTAAGGAGGAAAGCGCTGCATTACACCCTTGAGGACCAGGCTTCGGTTGACAATCTTAAAGAGGGTGATGGATCATGGGATTATATGTCTGAGAACCCTCCTCCCAATGAACACACTGACGAGGAAGTACCTCAGTTTGGGCAGTATTATACAGATTTTATCTTAAAGGACACCCTTCAGATTGAAGGTCATGAGGAAGAGGGGTTTCACCCCATCGATATGCACTTTGGAGAGAATGGTCCAGTGGAAACCATAACCAATTGGGGTGAATGTGATTCTACACTGCTGCATGGTAATGGAAGCCATTTCGAACTGCTTGAGAAGCTCAATAGTAGAGTGGAGGAGCAAAATACACTTCAACGGGAAGCTAACCGCATACACAAACAATCCCTGAAGCTACAAAGAAGAAAAGTCCAGGCTGTGGAGGCTCAGAATGCCATGATCCGCAACTTGGCAGTGGCAAATCGTGCCATTCTAAGACAGTTGATGCTTAGTCAGGGGGGGCTTTCAAAAAACCTACAAAAACTCGGGGATTTATTGCAAAGACAAGAAAATGTGTGTAACTTGATGGCAGTCAAGGTGATGTCTGCTGAGGTTGGGCACACTTCATTACCTTCTGTAGCACCCTCATCACCAACATTTGGCAGTAGTGCAGACCCAGCATGTGAACAGCCACTTCAGCATAGCAGTAATCAAGAGTGA